In the genome of Phlebotomus papatasi isolate M1 chromosome 2, Ppap_2.1, whole genome shotgun sequence, one region contains:
- the LOC129800606 gene encoding ubiquitin carboxyl-terminal hydrolase 36, protein MVCDVSAALRDSLSKDRQFADRNLQTQLLSTTKRILLTKIEYEDVDSHTNCDALKSKYIVFKPTSGVLSGHTKMPGVSAGSCSTTNGTPSTSVNGSGRDAQLPAPKRVLFARDSVQVGWRASGRKWQVGAGLINMGNTCYLNSTLQALFHVPAIANWLMADDSHRDKCEDLGGGQGGCIICAMARTLISSQTSQSPIKPWLIHSKLRLVCKHFFPGRQEDAHEFLRYLVEAMEKAFLGRVKNSRELDQYSKETTPLNQILGGYLRSTVRCLACGHVSTTFQHFEDLLLDIRKANTVEEALGGYFARERLEDMGYKCEACKKKTSATKQFSLERAPVALCIQLKRFSMAGTKLNKHVAIRSRLDLSSYSSGNRNGGSSGSPLVYRLVAMVTHLGASQNCGHYTAIGLTDTGSYYHFDDSSVRPISLQNVLQTNAYIIFYELEDGQAKSHQTISSTATSVSSREGSRNGDTLNGTVNGLSSAQKEQQSPQRQFPAGTVSKLETMPGFIGPLLPDREKTPEKKLTLNGQPHQKITFSITPPSSTPPQNGRPTPSKLMSVTKKIPFNGGTGTTPNGVPKKFTPIVVVNSKSTQNDSAMTPPAAKKTPLQAKPRSLVPYESDDESNPSETEEPVILKTSAGVWEVTPLEEPQKNGTSSMVNGSPPKKAQHENGTEIRNTATVNQLIKMGGHRGYGSSAVYTWNGQKTTIDKEVQEEKKEERKRELEHQAMNGDMDRGKMKKPKMHHAPGKDNPGYNPFQEYQNRNWSWIQNGRQGYQGHIYRQKSHHYHPYRGHGGGFRGRHRGVFPSNFRSHNGYRK, encoded by the exons ATGGTGTGCGACGTGAGTGCGGCTCTCCGCGATTCACTGTCGAAAGATCGACAATTTGCGGATCGGAATTTGCAGACGCAACTCTTGAGCACCACCAAGCGAATCCTCCTCACAAAGATTGAGTACGAAGACGTGGACTCACACACCAATTGTGACGCCCTCAAGTCCAAGTACATCGTCTTCAAGCCGACCTCCGGCGTGCTTTCCGGACATACCAAAATGCCTGGCGTGTCGGCCG GCTCTTGCTCGACTACCAATGGCACCCCATCGACATCCGTGAACGGCAGTGGCCGGGATGCCCAGTTACCTGCCCCAAAACGCGTCCTCTTTGCCCGAGACAGTGTCCAGGTGGGCTGGCGAGCCAGTGGGAGAAAGTGGCAGGTGGGCGCTGGTCTCATCAATATGGGCAACACCTGTTACCTCAATTCCACCCTCCAAGCTCTCTTCCATGTCCCAGCTATTGCCAATTGGCTGATGGCCGATGACAGTCACAGGGATAAGTGTGAAGATCTGGGAGGTGGTCAGGGGGGATGTATTATTTGTGCAATGGCAAGAACTCTTATATCATCCCAAACGAGTCAGTCGCCCATTAAACCCTGGTTGATTCACTCAAAGCTGCGTTTGGTGTGTAAGCATTTTTTTCCTGGGCGTCAGGAGGATGCCCATGAATTTCTGCGGTATCTGGTTGAGGCGATGGAAAAGGCATTTCTGGGGAGGGTGAAGAACAGTCGGGAATTGGATCAGTACAGTAAGGAGACGACACCGTTAAATCAAATTCTTGGAGGGTATTTGAGATCGACTGTGAGATGTTTGGCCTGTGGGCATGTTTCCACGACATTCCAGCACTTTGAGGATCTTCTGCTGGACATCCGGAAGGCCAATACGGTGGAAGAGGCACTTGGGGGGTATTTTGCCAGGGAAAGGCTCGAGGATATGGGGTATAAGTGTGAGGCGTGCAAGAAGAAAACTTCAGCCACGAAACAATTTAGTTTGGAAAGGGCTCCAGTGGCCCTGTGCATTCAGCTCAAGAGATTCTCCATGGCCGGAACGAAGTTGAATAAGCACGTGGCAATTCGATCGAGGTTGGATTTGAGCTCGTATTCTTCGGGGaatcggaacggagggagttcAGGGAGTCCTCTGGTTTACAGATTAGTAGCCATGGTGACGCATCTGGGAGCTTCTCAGAATTGTGGGCACTATACGGCAATTGGTCTGACGGATACTGGGAGCTACTATCACTTCGATGATAGCTCCGTGAGGCCGATTTCCCTGCAGAATGTCCTCCAGACAAATGCCTATATCATTTTCTACGAACTGGAAGATGGTCAGGCCAAGAGTCATCAGACAATTTCGAGCACTGCCACGAGTGTCAGTAGCAGGGAAGGTTCTCGCAATGGAGACACTCTCAATGGCACAGTCAATGGACTATCTTCGGCCCAGAAGGAACAACAGTCGCCCCAGAGACAATTTCCCGCAGGAACGGTGAGTAAACTCGAGACAATGCCCGGATTTATTGGTCCCCTGCTGCCGGACCGTGAAAAAACCCCAGAGAAAAAATTAACCCTCAATGGGCAGCCACATCAAAAAATCACCTTCAGCATTACCCCTCCATCCTCAACTCCGCCCCAAAATGGCCGCCCAACTCCCAGCAAATTGATGAGTGTCACAAAGAAAATCCCCTTCAACGGAGGAACAGGAACTACCCCCAATGGGGTCCCCAAAAAATTCACTCCAATCGTCGTTGTCAATTCCAAATCAACTCAAAATGACTCCGCAATGACTCCGCCGGCGGCAAAAAAAACCCCGCTGCAAGCTAAACCCCGCAGCCTGGTGCCGTATGAATCTGACGATGAATCCAATCCGTCAGAGACCGAGGAGCCAGTCATTCTCAAAACGAGCGCAGGAGTTTGGGAAGTGACGCCACTGGAGGAGCCTCAGAAGAATGGCACCTCGTCCATGGTCAATGGATCGCCACCGAAGAAGGCTCAGCATGAGAATGGAACTGAGATTAGAAACACTGCCACAGTGAATCAATTGATAAAGATGGGAGGGCACAGGGGCTATGGAAGCTCAGCGGTGTACACGTGGAATGGGCAGAAGACAACGATAGACAAAGAG GTTCAGGAGGAGAAGAAGGAGGAACGAAAGCGTGAGCTGGAGCATCAGGCGATGAATGGAGACATGGACAGGGGCAAGATGAAGAAGCCCAAGATGCATCATGCGCCAGGGAAGGACAATCCAGGGTACAATCCCTTCCAGGAATACCAGAACCGCAATTGGTCATGGATCCAGAATGGCCGACAGGGCTACCAAGGACACATTTACCGCCAAAAGTCCCATCACTACCATCCCTACAGGGGCCACGGGGGAGGCTTCAGGGGGCGCCATCGAGGCGTCTTTCCCAGCAATTTCCGATCCCACAATGGCTACCGGAAATGA